One genomic window of Arthrobacter caoxuetaonis includes the following:
- the zapE gene encoding cell division protein ZapE, with protein MTSVQLPALAGALARKAEAEGLELDAAQAAVLPLLAAAEESVRRGVSDGSVYLWGPPGGGKTWLLDAFFDAVPVEQKRRLHFHDFFRELHARTFEGYGRKGFREQSAFAEGLDALLGDARLLCFDEFHVSGPADAAFVTRLLRQVLERGIVLVATSNYAPDDLLPDPMFHHLFEPGIELIHRHLTVACLNAGVDYRSIPAATRPSTGFASGYHLRRPYPSLLREAGLREPEPEEARSVQPGPVPLSAARAAGDQVWFHFAELCEVRSAASDYLALAGQFRHWVVSGVPSLTEADPYAWQRFGNVVDVLYDAGCRLDVIGFADYEGRFPGTGNAVDLGRISSRFGMLRELSAPPVAGSVQ; from the coding sequence ATGACCTCCGTGCAGCTGCCCGCCCTTGCAGGCGCCCTGGCCCGCAAAGCAGAAGCAGAGGGGTTGGAACTCGACGCCGCCCAGGCTGCGGTTCTCCCGCTCCTCGCGGCGGCAGAAGAATCGGTGCGCCGCGGAGTTTCCGACGGATCGGTCTATCTGTGGGGACCGCCGGGCGGGGGGAAGACCTGGCTGCTCGACGCGTTCTTCGATGCGGTTCCGGTGGAGCAGAAGCGCCGCCTGCACTTTCACGATTTCTTCCGCGAACTCCATGCCCGCACTTTTGAGGGGTACGGCAGGAAGGGATTCCGGGAACAATCGGCCTTCGCTGAGGGGCTCGATGCGCTGCTGGGCGACGCCCGCCTGCTGTGCTTTGATGAATTCCACGTCAGCGGGCCGGCCGACGCAGCGTTTGTCACCCGCCTGCTGCGGCAGGTGCTTGAGCGCGGCATTGTCCTCGTGGCAACGTCCAACTATGCCCCGGACGACTTGCTCCCGGACCCGATGTTCCACCACCTGTTTGAGCCGGGCATCGAACTGATCCACCGGCACCTCACCGTCGCATGCCTCAACGCCGGCGTCGACTACCGCAGTATCCCTGCAGCCACGCGCCCCAGCACGGGGTTTGCGTCCGGATACCACCTCCGCCGCCCCTATCCCTCGCTGCTGCGGGAGGCGGGCCTGCGGGAACCGGAACCTGAAGAAGCCCGGTCAGTCCAGCCCGGGCCGGTTCCGCTGAGCGCAGCACGAGCAGCGGGAGACCAGGTCTGGTTCCACTTTGCGGAACTCTGCGAGGTGCGCTCAGCGGCCTCCGACTACCTTGCGCTCGCAGGGCAGTTCCGGCACTGGGTTGTGTCCGGAGTTCCGTCCCTCACCGAAGCGGATCCGTATGCCTGGCAGCGCTTCGGGAACGTGGTCGACGTGCTCTACGACGCCGGATGCAGGCTGGATGTGATTGGCTTCGCTGATTACGAAGGACGTTTTCCGGGAACCGGGAACGCCGTGGACCTGGGCCGGATCAGCAGCCGTTTCGGCATGCTGCGGGAGCTCTCCGCGCCGCCGGTTGCCGGTTCAGTGCAGTGA
- a CDS encoding transposase, whose amino-acid sequence MTAARQGAGREPGEVVTELYGLLPADFTAARNQHAAEASRTGDKELGKRLKALPKPSAAAWLANTLVRQEGQAIADVLSLGASLREAQTDLDRDELRRLNSERHRMLRALARQARELAGEAGHPVSAAVAAEVEQTLWAAMTDADAAAALATGRLVRGLEANGWEPVDLDGAVADPESAQPLVSAGARNDGAARPSRPAPVRGDGEGMSSRQQRAAQAKALRSAEDALASAKETARKAEEQLAAVQAELDSQTAARDALTDEIDDLRERIRELEREVSTVDRHRGTLERSRDTARREARAARRALDKAEAKLQSLH is encoded by the coding sequence GTGACGGCTGCCAGGCAGGGCGCCGGAAGGGAGCCGGGCGAGGTCGTCACGGAACTCTACGGGCTGCTCCCTGCCGACTTCACTGCTGCCCGCAACCAGCACGCTGCTGAGGCCTCCCGGACCGGCGACAAGGAACTCGGCAAGCGGCTGAAGGCCCTGCCAAAGCCCTCTGCCGCCGCCTGGCTGGCCAATACCCTGGTGCGGCAGGAAGGACAGGCAATCGCCGATGTCCTCTCACTCGGGGCCTCACTGCGGGAGGCCCAGACGGACCTGGACCGCGACGAGCTTCGCCGGCTGAACTCTGAACGCCACCGCATGCTGCGCGCCCTGGCCCGTCAGGCCCGGGAGCTGGCCGGGGAAGCGGGTCATCCGGTCAGCGCAGCGGTAGCCGCGGAAGTGGAACAGACGCTGTGGGCTGCCATGACGGATGCGGACGCGGCCGCGGCCCTTGCTACCGGACGCCTGGTCCGTGGCCTGGAAGCCAACGGCTGGGAGCCCGTGGACTTGGACGGCGCCGTGGCTGACCCCGAGAGCGCCCAGCCGCTGGTGTCGGCTGGCGCCAGGAACGACGGCGCAGCGCGGCCGTCCCGGCCGGCTCCCGTCCGTGGGGATGGAGAAGGCATGTCCTCCCGGCAACAGCGGGCAGCGCAGGCCAAGGCGCTCCGCAGTGCAGAAGATGCACTGGCATCCGCGAAGGAAACCGCGCGGAAGGCTGAGGAACAGCTTGCCGCCGTCCAAGCCGAACTGGACAGCCAAACCGCTGCCCGGGACGCGTTGACGGACGAGATCGATGACCTCAGGGAACGAATCCGCGAACTCGAACGCGAGGTCAGCACTGTGGACCGGCACCGCGGAACACTGGAGCGCTCCCGCGATACTGCCCGCCGTGAGGCGAGGGCGGCGCGCCGGGCGCTGGACAAAGCCGAGGCCAAGCTCCAGTCACTGCACTGA
- a CDS encoding DoxX family protein produces the protein MLVFLWVAEIVLALLYLGLGVMRLVQPYDKLVRVLRWPADFPAWAVKLIGLAEILGALGLIIPAAADVAPILTPIAACALGMLMAGAVAVHLRRRERQRVALPCILLAMNVFIAIGRFGPYPG, from the coding sequence ATGCTGGTGTTTCTATGGGTGGCCGAAATCGTCTTGGCCCTGCTGTACCTGGGACTGGGCGTCATGCGGCTGGTCCAGCCGTACGACAAGCTGGTCCGGGTGCTGCGCTGGCCTGCCGATTTTCCGGCGTGGGCTGTCAAGCTGATCGGCCTCGCGGAGATTCTCGGCGCTCTCGGGCTCATCATTCCCGCCGCAGCTGATGTCGCTCCCATCCTCACCCCCATTGCCGCCTGCGCCCTGGGCATGCTGATGGCCGGCGCCGTCGCCGTCCATCTGCGCCGCCGTGAACGGCAGCGGGTGGCGCTCCCCTGCATCCTCCTGGCGATGAACGTTTTCATCGCCATCGGCCGGTTCGGACCGTACCCGGGGTGA
- a CDS encoding LacI family DNA-binding transcriptional regulator: MEHGARGAGIKEVAARAGVSAATVSRALSGNGRVSEATRRKVQEAADELGFVISYNASSLASGRSRNIGIVLPTVGRWYFSQVLEGAASALIEAGYDLTLYNTSDGPGHRESVLKEMLQRKRLDAVITVALRLTDEELGQLREVGKPIVAIGGPLPETPTVRVDEFSISSLATRHLIALGHTRIAHIGGGEELERDFRMGSTRQDGYFQAMADAGLSVAPEWLSNSEFSVAGGFAAAKRLLADPAAQVTGIFCAADEIAVGTVLAAREMGLRVPEDLSVIGIDGHELAEVFGLTTISQDPAGQGASAVGAVLDLLQDRPVSKDLLHGFHPTEFVVRSSTAVPGTLRT, translated from the coding sequence ATGGAGCATGGTGCCCGCGGGGCCGGGATCAAGGAAGTCGCCGCTCGGGCAGGGGTCTCGGCGGCGACGGTCTCGCGGGCGCTGAGCGGCAACGGACGGGTCTCCGAGGCGACCCGCCGCAAGGTCCAGGAAGCTGCGGACGAACTCGGGTTCGTCATTTCCTACAACGCGTCGTCCCTGGCCTCCGGGCGCAGCAGGAACATCGGGATTGTCCTGCCAACGGTGGGACGCTGGTACTTTTCCCAGGTACTCGAGGGGGCGGCGTCGGCCCTGATCGAGGCGGGCTATGACCTCACGCTGTACAACACCAGCGACGGCCCCGGGCACCGCGAGAGCGTGCTGAAGGAGATGCTGCAGCGCAAACGGCTCGACGCCGTCATTACGGTGGCGCTGCGGCTCACCGATGAAGAATTGGGACAGCTCAGGGAAGTCGGCAAACCGATCGTGGCAATCGGCGGCCCGCTGCCGGAAACCCCAACGGTCCGGGTGGACGAATTCAGCATCTCTTCACTGGCAACCCGGCACCTGATTGCCTTGGGCCATACCCGGATTGCCCATATCGGCGGCGGGGAGGAACTCGAGCGTGACTTCCGTATGGGCAGCACCCGGCAGGACGGTTACTTCCAGGCCATGGCAGATGCCGGGCTGAGCGTCGCCCCAGAATGGCTCAGCAATTCGGAATTCAGCGTCGCCGGTGGATTCGCCGCGGCGAAACGGCTCCTGGCGGATCCTGCCGCGCAGGTCACCGGCATCTTCTGCGCTGCCGACGAGATCGCCGTTGGCACGGTGCTCGCTGCCCGTGAGATGGGCCTGCGGGTCCCGGAAGACCTTTCGGTGATCGGGATTGACGGGCACGAGCTGGCGGAGGTCTTCGGGCTCACCACGATCAGCCAGGACCCGGCAGGACAGGGAGCATCAGCGGTCGGTGCGGTCCTTGACCTTCTCCAGGACCGCCCTGTCAGCAAGGATCTGCTGCATGGCTTCCACCCCACGGAATTCGTGGTGCGTTCCAGCACGGCCGTGCCCGGCACGCTGCGGACCTGA
- a CDS encoding glycoside hydrolase family 13 protein: MLSSIAAPEGLLPGASLVPVHEASAERDRQWWRSSVIYQIYPRSFRDLNGDGIGDLPGITAELPALAELDIDAIWLSPFYVSPQKDAGYDVADYCDVDPLFGTLDDFDTLTATAKKHGIRVIVDLVPNHCSDAHTLFQAALAAPENSPARDMFIFRDGTGEHGENPPNNWQSHFGGPAWTRTTNPDGTPGQWYLHLFDSTQPDFNWDNPAVHDEFERILRFWLDRGVGGFRVDVAHALIKKTGLPDWGGRADGASSEGFPGDQAPMFGQAGIHDIYRSWRKILDEYDGDRVLCAEATIDPLDRLTDWVRPDEMHQTFNFAYLHHPWNAPELRRIIETSLTAFDQVGAPTTWVLSNHDVVRHVSRFGLTAGHNRPGDGLGPEDLQPDHDLGLRRARAATLLMLALPGGVYLYQGEELGMPDHTMLEHGHRQDPTFHRTGGERLGRDGCRVPLPWRADEPSYGFSSTGAAWLPQPEEWRELSRDLQAAHPASTLGLYRTALKLRRELSLGHGSLAWWPEFEDDGVVALVNGNVLAVMNMGTNTVQLPEGELLAQSVPEAGQDGFLGPDTAVWLRLA; the protein is encoded by the coding sequence ATGCTTAGCTCCATCGCTGCCCCTGAGGGCCTCCTTCCGGGAGCCTCCCTTGTTCCCGTGCATGAGGCCTCCGCCGAACGCGACCGCCAATGGTGGCGCTCCTCGGTCATCTACCAGATCTACCCCCGCTCCTTCCGCGACCTGAACGGCGACGGCATCGGCGACCTGCCCGGCATCACCGCCGAACTCCCCGCCCTCGCCGAACTCGACATCGACGCGATCTGGCTCTCCCCCTTCTACGTCTCCCCCCAGAAAGACGCCGGCTACGACGTCGCCGACTACTGCGACGTCGACCCCCTCTTCGGCACCCTGGACGACTTCGACACCCTCACCGCCACCGCCAAAAAACACGGCATCCGCGTCATCGTGGACCTCGTCCCCAACCACTGCTCCGATGCGCACACCCTCTTCCAGGCAGCCCTCGCCGCCCCCGAAAACTCCCCCGCCCGCGACATGTTCATCTTCCGCGACGGCACCGGAGAACACGGCGAAAACCCGCCGAACAACTGGCAGTCCCACTTCGGCGGCCCCGCCTGGACCCGCACCACCAACCCCGACGGCACCCCCGGCCAGTGGTACCTGCACCTCTTTGACTCCACCCAGCCCGACTTCAACTGGGACAACCCCGCCGTCCACGACGAATTCGAACGCATCCTGCGCTTCTGGCTCGACCGCGGCGTCGGCGGCTTCCGCGTCGACGTCGCCCACGCCCTGATCAAGAAAACCGGGCTCCCCGACTGGGGCGGCCGCGCCGACGGCGCCTCCTCCGAAGGCTTCCCCGGAGACCAGGCCCCCATGTTCGGCCAGGCCGGCATCCACGACATCTACCGCTCCTGGCGCAAAATCCTCGACGAATACGACGGCGACCGCGTGCTCTGCGCCGAAGCGACCATCGACCCCCTGGACCGGCTCACCGACTGGGTCCGGCCCGACGAAATGCACCAAACCTTCAACTTCGCCTACCTCCACCACCCCTGGAACGCACCCGAACTGCGCCGCATCATCGAAACCAGCCTCACCGCCTTCGACCAGGTCGGCGCTCCCACCACCTGGGTCCTCTCCAACCACGACGTCGTCCGCCACGTCTCCCGCTTCGGCCTCACTGCAGGGCACAACCGGCCGGGAGACGGCCTGGGACCGGAGGATCTGCAGCCTGACCACGACCTCGGGCTGCGGCGCGCCCGGGCGGCCACACTGCTGATGCTGGCCCTGCCCGGCGGCGTCTACCTTTACCAGGGCGAAGAGCTCGGGATGCCGGACCACACCATGCTTGAGCACGGGCACCGGCAGGACCCCACGTTCCACCGGACCGGCGGAGAACGGCTTGGCCGTGACGGCTGCCGGGTCCCCCTGCCCTGGCGCGCAGATGAGCCGTCCTACGGTTTCAGCAGCACCGGAGCGGCATGGCTGCCCCAGCCGGAGGAGTGGCGCGAACTGTCCCGGGACCTACAGGCTGCCCATCCGGCGTCGACCCTTGGCCTCTACCGCACCGCCCTGAAGCTGCGGCGCGAACTCTCCCTGGGACACGGGTCCCTCGCGTGGTGGCCGGAGTTCGAAGACGACGGCGTCGTCGCGCTGGTCAACGGCAACGTGCTGGCGGTGATGAACATGGGCACCAATACCGTGCAGCTGCCCGAGGGCGAACTGCTTGCGCAGAGCGTGCCGGAAGCCGGCCAGGACGGCTTCCTGGGGCCGGATACCGCCGTCTGGCTCCGGCTGGCGTAG
- a CDS encoding sugar ABC transporter substrate-binding protein translates to MKVRTTGTTAFRRRTFTLGAVSVTAALVLSACGGSDAGEKAESSDLASGGATTLTMWVDAERSPALTDVTEKFKEDTGIEVKLVTKDFQQVSDDFITQVPTGKGPDLIVGPHDWLGKFVQNGVVAPIELGDKAGQFQESAIKAMTYEGNTYGVPYSIENIGLLRNTDLVPEAAATMDEVIANGKAVVAEGKAEFPFLVQMDPKQGDPYHLYPLQTSMGVPVFGTDEAGSYDASKLELGNPGGVEFAEKLVAWGDSGERIFNSSITPDIAKEKFNAGASPYLLTGPWNVPDAEAAGINLAVDPLPTAGDSPAQPFVGVNGFFISAKSQNALAANEFALNYLTTEAVQDSMFEAGGRPPALTASFDKAAEDPIVAAFGEIGANGVPMPAIPEMEAVWADWGGTQLALIKGEADPATAWPAMVSNIESKISK, encoded by the coding sequence ATGAAGGTGCGCACAACGGGTACGACGGCGTTTCGCCGGCGTACCTTTACTCTCGGTGCCGTGTCGGTCACCGCGGCACTGGTCCTCAGCGCCTGCGGCGGATCGGACGCCGGCGAAAAGGCCGAATCCAGCGATCTGGCCTCCGGCGGCGCCACGACCCTCACGATGTGGGTGGACGCAGAGCGCTCTCCCGCCCTGACCGACGTCACGGAGAAATTCAAGGAAGATACCGGTATCGAGGTCAAGCTCGTCACCAAGGACTTCCAGCAGGTTTCGGATGACTTCATCACGCAGGTACCCACCGGCAAGGGCCCGGACCTGATCGTCGGCCCGCACGACTGGCTGGGCAAGTTCGTCCAGAACGGCGTCGTCGCTCCGATCGAACTCGGTGACAAGGCCGGCCAGTTCCAGGAAAGTGCCATCAAGGCCATGACCTATGAGGGCAACACCTACGGCGTTCCCTACTCGATCGAGAACATCGGCCTGCTGCGCAACACGGACCTGGTCCCGGAAGCCGCCGCCACCATGGACGAGGTCATCGCCAACGGCAAGGCAGTCGTGGCCGAAGGCAAGGCCGAATTCCCCTTCCTGGTACAGATGGACCCCAAGCAGGGCGATCCCTACCACCTTTACCCGCTGCAGACCTCCATGGGCGTGCCCGTCTTCGGCACGGACGAGGCTGGCAGCTACGACGCTTCGAAGCTGGAACTGGGCAACCCCGGCGGCGTCGAATTCGCCGAGAAGCTTGTGGCCTGGGGCGATTCCGGCGAACGCATCTTCAACTCCAGCATCACCCCGGATATCGCCAAGGAAAAGTTCAACGCCGGCGCCTCCCCGTACCTGCTGACCGGCCCGTGGAACGTCCCGGACGCCGAAGCCGCCGGCATCAACCTGGCTGTCGACCCGCTGCCGACTGCCGGAGATTCCCCGGCGCAGCCGTTCGTCGGCGTCAACGGCTTCTTCATCAGCGCCAAGAGCCAGAATGCCCTGGCAGCCAACGAATTCGCCCTGAACTACCTCACCACCGAGGCCGTGCAGGATTCCATGTTCGAGGCAGGCGGACGCCCGCCGGCCCTGACGGCTTCCTTCGACAAGGCTGCCGAAGACCCGATCGTGGCTGCGTTTGGCGAAATCGGTGCCAACGGTGTTCCGATGCCGGCCATCCCGGAAATGGAAGCCGTCTGGGCTGACTGGGGCGGCACGCAGCTGGCCCTCATCAAGGGCGAAGCAGACCCGGCCACGGCATGGCCGGCCATGGTCTCCAACATCGAGTCCAAGATCAGCAAGTAG
- a CDS encoding ABC transporter permease subunit, translating into MAVSTDAPVRPSKPAPVRERRRSPDSIAGTLAKILLLGLVDAFAVYVLMMLFLAEEWVILAVAAGVTLAINWIYLRRGGLPAKYLAPGVLFLLVFQVFVVVYSGYVAFTNYGDGHNSTKEDAVAAISLTAQQRVPDSPAYQVSVVEQGNELFLLVTDPDGRVQLGGSEQPLEEVQDAQLGGTGKATGVQGYETLAFNDLLNRQSEILELTVPFSEDLDDGTLKTADGSNAYVYKPVLVYDEAADTFTSSETGTVYRDSGEGSFVSEDGERLATGWKINVGFENFQHAVTDPELRGPLLSVIGWTFTFAVASVALCFGLGLFLAITFNHPTLKGKRTYRVLMIMPYAFPAFLAGLVWSGMLNQEFGFINGTFFGGASIPWLNDPWLAKASVLLVNTWLGFPYMFLVCTGALQSLPEEVNEAARMDGASAWRIFRSIKLPLLLVSTAPLLISTFAFNFNNFNVIFMLTGGGPRFPGTSQDIGATDLLITVVYKVAFGQGTGRDYGLASALAILIFVIVAVISAVSFRQTKSLEEVNS; encoded by the coding sequence ATGGCCGTTTCCACGGACGCACCCGTCCGCCCGTCCAAACCCGCACCGGTCCGCGAGCGCAGGCGCAGTCCCGACTCGATCGCCGGAACGCTGGCCAAGATCCTGCTTCTGGGACTCGTGGACGCGTTCGCCGTCTACGTTCTGATGATGCTCTTCCTTGCCGAAGAGTGGGTCATCCTTGCCGTGGCGGCCGGCGTGACGCTGGCGATCAACTGGATCTACCTGCGGCGGGGCGGCCTTCCGGCCAAGTACCTGGCACCCGGGGTGCTGTTCCTGCTGGTCTTCCAGGTTTTCGTGGTCGTCTACAGCGGTTACGTGGCCTTTACGAATTACGGCGACGGGCATAACAGCACCAAGGAAGACGCCGTCGCTGCAATCTCCCTGACCGCCCAGCAGCGGGTGCCCGACTCCCCGGCCTACCAGGTCTCCGTGGTGGAGCAGGGGAACGAGCTGTTCCTGCTGGTTACCGATCCGGACGGACGGGTTCAGCTCGGCGGCAGCGAGCAGCCGCTCGAAGAGGTCCAGGACGCCCAGCTCGGCGGAACCGGCAAGGCGACCGGTGTCCAGGGCTATGAAACCCTCGCCTTCAATGACCTGCTCAACAGGCAGTCGGAGATCCTGGAACTCACGGTCCCTTTCTCCGAGGACCTCGACGACGGGACGCTGAAGACTGCTGACGGCTCCAACGCCTATGTCTACAAGCCGGTGCTGGTCTATGACGAAGCAGCAGATACCTTCACCAGTTCCGAGACGGGAACCGTCTACCGCGACAGCGGCGAGGGGTCCTTCGTTTCCGAAGACGGGGAACGGCTTGCCACCGGCTGGAAGATCAACGTCGGCTTCGAGAACTTCCAGCACGCCGTCACGGACCCGGAGCTCCGCGGACCGCTGCTGAGCGTGATCGGCTGGACCTTTACCTTCGCGGTTGCCTCCGTGGCACTTTGCTTCGGGCTGGGGCTGTTCCTGGCGATCACGTTCAACCACCCCACGCTCAAGGGCAAACGCACCTACCGGGTGCTGATGATCATGCCCTACGCTTTCCCTGCCTTCCTCGCCGGACTGGTCTGGTCAGGCATGCTGAACCAGGAGTTCGGCTTCATCAACGGGACGTTCTTCGGCGGTGCGTCCATTCCCTGGCTGAACGACCCCTGGCTGGCCAAAGCCAGCGTGCTGCTCGTGAACACCTGGCTGGGTTTCCCCTACATGTTCCTTGTCTGCACCGGTGCCCTGCAGTCCCTGCCCGAGGAAGTGAACGAGGCCGCGAGAATGGACGGCGCCTCCGCCTGGCGGATCTTCCGTTCCATCAAGCTCCCGCTGCTGCTGGTCTCCACTGCACCGCTGCTGATTTCCACGTTCGCGTTCAACTTCAACAACTTCAACGTGATCTTCATGCTCACCGGCGGCGGCCCGCGCTTCCCGGGCACCAGCCAGGACATCGGCGCCACCGACCTGCTGATCACCGTGGTCTACAAGGTGGCCTTCGGGCAGGGGACGGGCCGTGACTACGGTCTGGCCAGCGCACTGGCGATCCTCATCTTCGTCATCGTCGCCGTCATTTCCGCCGTCAGCTTTAGGCAGACCAAGTCGCTGGAAGAAGTGAACTCATGA
- a CDS encoding sugar ABC transporter permease: MSTSTSVPSRLAAEAPRPGPAVRPTRRSFGAWFKDTGWRHLVGLVMTVFALLPLAYVLSAALSPSGTLVASSGLFRDIGFANFQALFSDPQKPFARWFLNTLVIGVVTSVATVFLGALAAYSFSRMRFTGRRMGLLSLLLLQMFPQMLGVVAIFLLLSEISDIVPWLGLGSQLGLIMVYLGGALGVNTYLMYGFFNTVPKTLDEAARIDGAGHFQIFFTIILRLVTPILAIVGLLTFITTTGEFMIASIVLNDPDSQTLAVGLYSFVGDNQSRTWGVFSAGAVLAAVPVMVLFLFLQRYIASGLVAGAVKG; encoded by the coding sequence ATGAGCACCTCCACCTCAGTTCCGTCCAGGCTCGCCGCGGAAGCCCCGCGCCCCGGGCCCGCCGTCCGGCCCACCCGCCGCAGTTTTGGAGCCTGGTTCAAGGACACCGGATGGCGGCACCTGGTGGGCCTGGTGATGACGGTCTTCGCCCTGCTGCCGCTGGCGTACGTCCTCTCCGCTGCCCTCAGCCCCAGCGGAACCCTGGTTGCCTCGTCCGGACTGTTCCGGGACATTGGGTTCGCCAACTTCCAGGCACTCTTTTCAGACCCGCAGAAACCGTTCGCCCGCTGGTTCCTGAACACCCTGGTGATCGGCGTGGTCACCAGCGTCGCAACGGTCTTCCTGGGGGCGCTGGCCGCCTACAGCTTCTCCCGGATGCGCTTCACCGGGCGGCGGATGGGCCTGCTGAGCCTCCTGCTGCTGCAGATGTTCCCGCAGATGCTGGGGGTAGTTGCCATCTTCCTGCTGCTCTCGGAAATTTCGGACATCGTTCCCTGGCTTGGGCTGGGCAGTCAGCTGGGCCTGATCATGGTCTACCTGGGCGGGGCGCTTGGGGTGAACACCTACCTGATGTACGGGTTCTTCAACACGGTCCCCAAGACGCTCGACGAAGCGGCACGGATTGACGGTGCCGGGCATTTCCAGATCTTCTTCACCATCATCCTTCGCCTGGTGACTCCCATCCTGGCGATCGTGGGCCTGCTGACCTTCATCACCACCACGGGGGAGTTCATGATCGCCTCCATTGTCCTCAACGATCCGGATAGCCAGACCCTCGCCGTCGGGCTCTATTCCTTCGTGGGGGACAACCAGTCCCGGACGTGGGGCGTCTTCTCCGCCGGAGCGGTGCTGGCAGCCGTGCCGGTGATGGTGTTGTTCCTGTTCCTGCAGCGCTACATCGCCTCCGGCCTGGTCGCGGGCGCAGTGAAGGGCTGA
- a CDS encoding aldo/keto reductase has translation MRYAKLGNSGLTVSALGLGCLSFGDPHRGNHDWTLREDESKLLIRRAVELGINLFDTANVYSAGDSERILGVALAEYARREEVVIATKVHGEMSRGPNGWGLSRKHILWQVDQSLRRLGTDYIDLYQIHRWDGTTPLEETLSTLDQLVRDGKVRYIGASTTYAWQFARALCLQQEHGWTPFITMQDHYNLIYREEEREMYPLCEDQGIGVLAYCPLARGRLSRPWDEPSRHRGRDALDDRLYGAYESTDRLVSDAVGEVAQAHGTSRAQVAIAWVMAHPVVTAPLVGATRVGHLEDDVGALDMQLTSEDLALLDEHYIPHGVVGF, from the coding sequence ATGCGCTACGCCAAGCTTGGCAACTCCGGCCTGACAGTGTCCGCGCTCGGGCTGGGATGCCTCAGCTTCGGTGACCCGCACCGCGGCAACCATGACTGGACGCTGCGCGAGGACGAATCCAAGCTCCTCATCCGGCGGGCCGTGGAACTGGGCATTAACCTCTTCGATACGGCAAACGTCTACTCAGCCGGGGACAGCGAGCGCATCCTCGGCGTCGCGCTGGCCGAGTACGCCCGCCGCGAAGAGGTTGTCATCGCCACCAAAGTCCACGGCGAGATGTCCCGAGGGCCCAACGGCTGGGGACTGTCCCGCAAGCACATCCTGTGGCAGGTGGACCAAAGCCTGCGCCGGCTCGGAACCGACTACATCGATCTGTACCAGATCCACCGCTGGGACGGGACGACGCCGCTGGAGGAAACGCTCTCCACCCTGGACCAGCTGGTCCGGGACGGAAAGGTCCGGTACATCGGCGCGTCGACCACATACGCCTGGCAGTTCGCCCGGGCCCTCTGCCTGCAGCAGGAACACGGATGGACGCCCTTCATCACCATGCAGGACCACTACAACCTGATCTACCGGGAAGAGGAACGGGAGATGTACCCGCTCTGCGAGGACCAGGGAATCGGCGTCCTGGCGTACTGCCCGCTGGCGCGGGGCAGGCTCTCACGCCCCTGGGACGAGCCAAGCAGGCACCGCGGGCGGGATGCTTTGGACGACAGGCTCTATGGCGCGTACGAGTCCACCGACCGGCTGGTCTCCGATGCCGTCGGTGAGGTCGCCCAGGCGCATGGAACCAGCAGGGCGCAGGTGGCCATCGCCTGGGTGATGGCGCATCCCGTGGTAACGGCGCCGCTGGTCGGTGCCACCAGGGTGGGGCATCTGGAGGACGACGTCGGCGCCCTGGACATGCAGCTCACCTCGGAGGACCTGGCACTGCTGGACGAGCACTACATCCCGCACGGCGTCGTCGGCTTCTAA